The region ATAAATAACGCTTTTTCCAGTCGGTAACTGCACTTATCAATGTATTTGTTGCTTGCCTGAATAGGTTTTTTTGTTCTACTGCCTGCCTGTCTGTCTAACTCAGTAAGTTCTCTGCGCTTTTGCGTTTGAGCCGTCGAATTAGTTGTAAGAGATACTGCTATCTGTTTAATAGGTAGACGTTTAGCAATAAATTTACTTTCCTCACGTTGATAATCGAGCGTCGAAATAACTTTGTCTGCATATAGTTTTTTGTGAATGTTAAACTCTTTTTGCGCGAGTTCAGCATCCTGATCATAAACATTATATTGCTGTGAAAGCTGGTTCTGAGTGTTCAACAGGTCTGCTAATTCTTGATTTAAAAACGTCTTTCGTTTTATATAATAACCATTTGAAAATAACGCAAGAGTTTGAATATACGATTGCATGAAATTTTCATACGGTGTCTGTAATTCGCCTAATTCCTGAAATTGTTCTACAGGGAAATCATTCAATTTTTCGAAATGATTAGAACTGATCAACTGCTGTAAATGATGCAACCGCTTCATTAATTGTAAAACTTGAGTATGGTTAGCCGTAGATTCCAAATAACCGATAGTTTGCCTAGCCACAACGAATTGGTTATCATGGACAAATAGCCTCACGAGTCGGCTATCAGTTCTACTAATAATGGGCTTTGGTGCATTTTGGGTTGTTAGACGAAAACCAGACACAACAACAGTTGGATAATGAATAAGCCAACTAAGGAATATACCTGCCAGGACGGCGAGAAAAATAACTGTAATACCCCAACGTATAAGCCAATTGGGGATTTGGCCGATAAAATCCCGAATTGCTTCACTTTGAGTCTCTACCTCTTCCAATTCTGTAGCTTCCATTAGTTGCCAAGCTCTAATTGATTTTTAACTAAGCTGTAGTAGTTCCCTTTTTGGTTAACTAATTCGAGGTGAGTCCCGCGTTCAACAATCTCTCCTTTGTCAAGTACAATAATTTGATCAGCTGCTTTTACCGTACTCAGCCGGTGAGCTACAATAATCACTGTTCTATTTTTGAAAAAGCTATCCAGGTTCTTCATGATAACCGATTCATTATTGGCGTCCAAAGCACTGGTTGCTTCATCAAAAAGAATGAATGCGGGATCTTTGTAAACCGCTCGGGCGATCAATATCCTTTGCTTCTGCCCACCGCTTAACCCTGTTCCGCTGGAGCCAATTCGTGTGTTAAACCCATTCGGCAGACTTTCTATAAACTCTTCAATGTTTGCAATGCTTACGGCTTCTCGTAGCTTTTTTCGGCCAATTAACCCATTGGAGTCTGACTCACTCACATTTCGCGAAATTGAATCCGAAAAAATATACCCTTCCTGCATAACGACTCCACACTGGCTACGCCAAAAATCATAGCTGATGTTTTTTAAATTACTATTGCCAATATGAATTTGGCCTTGAACCGGTTCGTAAAATTTTAACAGTAGCTTTAATAAAGTTGTTTTGCCACTGCCACTTGCCCCTACAATGGCCGTAACTTTTCCTTCGGGAACCGTAAAACTGATATTTTTCAATACTAATTCAGAACTACTGCTACCGTATCTGTAGCTTACGTTATCGAAGGAAATAGTTCGCTCGGTTGGTAGTTCATAAATCATTGTGTTAACCGTAGACTCTTCGTCGTCTTTATCATGAATTTCGGTCAATCTGCCCAAACTTAATTTTGCATCCTGATACGTTCTAATGAAGGCAATAAAATTGTTGATGGGCACATTCATCTGACCAACAATGTATTGAACGGATAGCATCGAGCCAAGAGTAATATGGCCATCAATTACTGATTTTGCGGCAACAAAACTGATTAGAATATTTTTGACTTCGTTGAGAAAACGCCCACCCTCATTTTGCGTTTGAGAAAGAGCCATACTACGGATGTTTAATTTAAATAAACGGGCCTGAATGGCTTCCCACTCCCAGCGTCGTCGTTTTTCAGACCCATTGAGTTTTATTTCCTGCATTCCGTTGATGAGCTGTATCGCACTGCTCTGGTTACCGGCAGCCTGGTCGAAATACCGATAATCGATTTCGGCACGTTGTTTTAAAAACAACAAGACCCAGACCATATACAGGCCCGATCCGAGGAGGAAAATGAAAAATAGCTGGGCATTGAAATAGAAAAGAATCGACCCGAAAATTAGGAAGGAGACAGCCGAAAAAAGTACGTCCAGCGTAGTGGCTGATAAAAAAGCCTGGATGCGATTGTGATCCTGAATCCGTTGTAAAATATCACCAGTTCCTTTCGAATCGAAAAAGGCTATAGGTAGCCGCATTAGCTTCATCATGAAGTCGGAGAGCATACGCAGGTTTACCCGGCTTGTCACATGCAGCAAAATCCAACTGCGCAGTACGTTGACTCCGGTCTGGGAAATGAATAAGACCAACTGAGCAATCAGTACCAGGTAAATGAAATTGAGATTGCGGGTATTAATCCCTGTATCGACAATTTGCTGGGTTAAAAAAGGTAAGGCTAATTGCAGTAAGCTGATTGTTAATAGGCTAAGAAAGAGTTGCAGGCCATATCGGTTATACGGTCGAAAATAGCGTAACAAAAATCCGCTAAATGATTTCTTGTTCGCTTTAGGAGTATTCTCTTGCTCATAAAACCGGAGTGTTGGCTCAAACAGTAGCAAGACCCCTTCTGAGTCGTCTGAAATAGTTTTTTCAGGAATCCATCCCTTCAAAAACTCCTGTTTAGTATGCGTCAGCAAGCCGTGGCCGGGGTCGGCGACAACTACTTTTGTTGGTGTTGCTTCATACACCACCACAAAATGCCGTTGCCGCCAGTGCGCAATACAGGGCAACGGAATTTGCTCGGCCAGGGTATCGTATTGAGCATTTAACGCCAGTGTACTAAACCCAATTCGCTCGGCGGCATCGGCAAGCCCACCCATAGTGGTACCGTCGCGGGCCAAATTGGCTATTTCCCGAAGATAAGCGGCATCTAACGACTTGCCATGAAACTTACTAATCATCCGTAGGCACGTAGGCCCACAATCCATCAGGTCGTACTGACGGTAAAAGGGATACTTTTTTGCCAAAGTAGTCGGTTATTTTAGTTCGACCGATTTGCGTAAATCGTCTACAGTGCCAAAAGCGGCTTGCCCATTCAAGGGCCAGGCGGTATAAATTTTGTCGACAGCAAGATTGTTTTTGCTGATCAGATTATAAACAGCTTTACCCCGCTCGCCAGCGGGCGAAATCCGGCCATCTACCCGGAAGAACAACAAATCGCCGGACCAGAGTAATTTCTGTTGTGGAAAATAGAACGCCAAATGCTCTGCCGTATGGCTGGTGCCTTTACCAATTTCATAGGCAACAACTTCCGTTTGCTTGTCTTTATACGTTTCCTGACCATCAAGCGGTACAAAGTCGAAGGTATAGTTTTGTCCGTTTGTCGTATTGGCGTTACCCAGCGTATGAGTGTTTGTCAGTAACTTTTTAAAATAGGCTTCATTACCTGCTGTTGTCACAAACATGACGGGCAAATCAGCGAAGGCACGAATGCCGCCCGCATGGTCGGGGTGGTGGTGGGTAAGAAAAACCTGACGAAGTGGCTTTTGAGGGTAGCGCTTTTGAATTTCGCTGAGAATCTGCTGGTTTAAACCAATACCGGAAGGGCTTTCAAACAAGGCTACATGATCGCTAAACTGAACGACCAGTACTTTATTATTTTGTGACATGATCTTGATCAAATCAATGTTTGGCGCAATCGTTTCAACCACCAATGACTCACTTTTTTGGTTGATCTCTGCCAGTTTAGTGCGAAATGCCACCGGAACCCACCGAAGCTGTAGATCGCTGGTATCGGATTTAATGCCAGAACGAATCTCTGTATACGTCATTTCGCGTTCCAGGATGCCAAATTCATAATCTGACCGGCTGGTTGGTACTTTAAGTCCATTCTTATCTTCGTAGCCTTTGTATTCGCTACAGAAGGATACATCCCCATAGCGGTCGTTATACACTATTTTTTCTACCTTCTCCACCAAAAAGGTTTTTGAGTTAATGTAGATGGTTACGGCATCGTTGGGTTTGTCGCTGAATGAAAGCAGGCTATGTTTTCCCTGCTCGCCCAGGTAGCGTAATGACTGCCGATTGGCATAGGCAAACTGCAACAGTTTAATGGGCAAAGCTTTGGCCGCTTCATAACGAAATCCCTGAGCGTTGGACTTGACCAGCGTTCGGTCAAAATAGCCAATTGAGTAGAGCGAGTCCGATTTGCTTACGGAGGCACTGATATAGGAACCTCCGTTATTCTGAATCACACTACGTACATAAGAAACCTGTTCCGGCTCGAAATAGGCCAGTTTCTCTTCAACGGGTATATCTTTTGTTTTTTCGGGCACATCATAATGACCCAAATTGTGAATTGTGCCGCTTGTGGTCAGCAGCAGACCCGCTGGAACGTCTTTGCCAGTGGCCGAAATGGCTTTTTGTAAAACCGATAGCGCTTTTTGATAATTTGTGATGGTCTGCGCCCACACGGGGACTGTGCCTGCCAATAGGGTCGTTAGTAAATAAATAAATCTCATGCAAAAGGTGTTTTAGGGAGTGGGTTAAGGAGGGCGAATAAATCGTATTGAAAGGTGTACGGTTGGTTACTATATTTAAATCCAGCCAGTGCCGATTGGTACTTTTGATAGATATACGCATAGCCAGCCGCAAACTGACGGTGATAGTCCATACCGGCCTCGGTCAGAATGCTGGGGTTATTCATATTTGTCAGATCAATATTGAATTTGTAGATATAAAATCCGATGCGCCCCAGGGCCTCATGCTGTAATACCTTCGAAAGGGCAGATGTAGCCTCAAGAACGCTATCCATCGAATGTAGAATGGTTGTATACGTGAATAACCCATGAAAAGCACCGTAGACCGTACGGGTATCCCAGGAAGCTTTTGTGAATTCGTTGATCGGAAAGTCTTTAGCAACATGTAAGTACGTTTCCGTATCTAGCGTTAAGGCATTGAAAATAACATGGCCGCACTGATGGGCTATATCGTCGATAAAAAAGACGGGTGTTTGTGGTTTATTTTCTACATTAAAATAAGCCGTACCATGATGCATGATACCCGCAAACGAATGATGTTCTGGCGGACTACTGAAAACAACAAACTCACGCGTAACGGATTCAATTAATTGCCAAAAATCAGGCAACTTGGTTTGGAAGAAATGAACCGCCTGAAATAAAGGTTTCTGATATTTCTTTGCAGTTACTTCCACCGATTCATAGAACGAAATAGCTTGCCTATGCCCTAATAAATCAGTTGGGTGCCAGCAAAGCCGAATTGTGCTATTGGGTAAGGATTGGTTGGGAATAAGGCCAGTCGTAAGTTGTGCCGAATTTATAGTAAACGGTTCAAATGGATTAGCTCTGATATATCCTAGATTAGGCAAATTGATCAGACCAAATCGATCTGCTCTGACGGTTAATAAATCAGGTCGGTTATTGTTTGAAATATAACCAACTAGGCATTGAGTTAAAGGTATAGTTACTGCTTTGTCAATATCAGATAAGAAATGGCAAAACAGGGTTGGCTCTAAAAAAATAGAATCATTATCATAATCAAGCAGTTCAAATAATGTTGGGTCTGACTGATACATTGCCATGCGGATTGTATCAGAGAGGATGGATTGATTAGCATTGTAGAATTCTTTATTAGGTATGGAGTATTTCAAAATCTTCATATGTTTGTCGTCATTGGTGTGTTAAGGCAATAGCGGTTAAGACAGAAATTGTATTCTTAGAAGCATGTATAAAAAAAGAATATATGATGCCATATTTGAGCCTGACATAACCAAGTATAATTCCTGAAAATATTTGTGATAAAGTTAGTAATGGAATATAAAGCAACAACTTTATATTTATTGGATAGTTAAGCAGGTGAGAGAGACCAAATAATAATATCGACATATAGAAAATAAATTTTGTATGCCTAAGCCAAAATATTTCTATCATGGATTTAAGTTTTATGGATCTGTTTATTAAAATATAAAATAGTAGACCGAAGAGAATAGAAATAATGCTTCTAATAACTATATTAAAAACGTTTTCAAACGGAAATGCAATTGCCCCGCTCACCAAATAAAATATAAATGTCAGCATTAAGGTTAGATTTTTTAGAGAATATTTTAAAGAAACTCTAAATAATATTTCTTCAAACATTGGAGCAAGTATAATAATTGTAAATATGATACTAAAAATATTTTTTTCGAAAAGCGCCGTGAGAGTTTCATTTTTAGGAATTACAATGTTAAAATGACGACTTAGTATAAGTATTGTAGAACCTATAGTAATGTTGATTATATAGGAAAACAAAAAAATAACAACTGAATCTTTCAATGATTGTATTGTATTAACATTATGTTTATTATTTAATTTGCCATTTTTTAAAAGAAAGAATATTTCATTTGTGAATATTTTCATTATTTTCTTATTTAAACGAAATGAATCTTATTGTTTCAATTTTCTCTGCTGTCAGTTAAATTAATGAAAATATTTTCATTAATTTAACTGACAGCAGAGAAAATTTATTAATATCTAGCTTCATTGTGATATACATAAGTTACAATAAAGCTAGATATGATTTTTAGGTGTGGAAAGGTGTGATTTCTAAAAAGAGAAGAAATA is a window of Spirosoma linguale DSM 74 DNA encoding:
- a CDS encoding ABC transporter related protein (PFAM: ABC transporter related; peptidase C39 bacteriocin processing; ABC transporter transmembrane region~SMART: AAA ATPase~KEGG: bph:Bphy_3834 cyclic nucleotide-regulated ABC bacteriocin/lantibiotic exporter) → MAKKYPFYRQYDLMDCGPTCLRMISKFHGKSLDAAYLREIANLARDGTTMGGLADAAERIGFSTLALNAQYDTLAEQIPLPCIAHWRQRHFVVVYEATPTKVVVADPGHGLLTHTKQEFLKGWIPEKTISDDSEGVLLLFEPTLRFYEQENTPKANKKSFSGFLLRYFRPYNRYGLQLFLSLLTISLLQLALPFLTQQIVDTGINTRNLNFIYLVLIAQLVLFISQTGVNVLRSWILLHVTSRVNLRMLSDFMMKLMRLPIAFFDSKGTGDILQRIQDHNRIQAFLSATTLDVLFSAVSFLIFGSILFYFNAQLFFIFLLGSGLYMVWVLLFLKQRAEIDYRYFDQAAGNQSSAIQLINGMQEIKLNGSEKRRRWEWEAIQARLFKLNIRSMALSQTQNEGGRFLNEVKNILISFVAAKSVIDGHITLGSMLSVQYIVGQMNVPINNFIAFIRTYQDAKLSLGRLTEIHDKDDEESTVNTMIYELPTERTISFDNVSYRYGSSSSELVLKNISFTVPEGKVTAIVGASGSGKTTLLKLLLKFYEPVQGQIHIGNSNLKNISYDFWRSQCGVVMQEGYIFSDSISRNVSESDSNGLIGRKKLREAVSIANIEEFIESLPNGFNTRIGSSGTGLSGGQKQRILIARAVYKDPAFILFDEATSALDANNESVIMKNLDSFFKNRTVIIVAHRLSTVKAADQIIVLDKGEIVERGTHLELVNQKGNYYSLVKNQLELGN
- a CDS encoding beta-lactamase domain protein (PFAM: beta-lactamase domain protein~KEGG: msl:Msil_0410 beta-lactamase domain protein), producing MRFIYLLTTLLAGTVPVWAQTITNYQKALSVLQKAISATGKDVPAGLLLTTSGTIHNLGHYDVPEKTKDIPVEEKLAYFEPEQVSYVRSVIQNNGGSYISASVSKSDSLYSIGYFDRTLVKSNAQGFRYEAAKALPIKLLQFAYANRQSLRYLGEQGKHSLLSFSDKPNDAVTIYINSKTFLVEKVEKIVYNDRYGDVSFCSEYKGYEDKNGLKVPTSRSDYEFGILEREMTYTEIRSGIKSDTSDLQLRWVPVAFRTKLAEINQKSESLVVETIAPNIDLIKIMSQNNKVLVVQFSDHVALFESPSGIGLNQQILSEIQKRYPQKPLRQVFLTHHHPDHAGGIRAFADLPVMFVTTAGNEAYFKKLLTNTHTLGNANTTNGQNYTFDFVPLDGQETYKDKQTEVVAYEIGKGTSHTAEHLAFYFPQQKLLWSGDLLFFRVDGRISPAGERGKAVYNLISKNNLAVDKIYTAWPLNGQAAFGTVDDLRKSVELK
- a CDS encoding hypothetical protein (KEGG: bav:BAV0540 membrane protein), which produces MKIFTNEIFFLLKNGKLNNKHNVNTIQSLKDSVVIFLFSYIINITIGSTILILSRHFNIVIPKNETLTALFEKNIFSIIFTIIILAPMFEEILFRVSLKYSLKNLTLMLTFIFYLVSGAIAFPFENVFNIVIRSIISILFGLLFYILINRSIKLKSMIEIFWLRHTKFIFYMSILLFGLSHLLNYPINIKLLLYIPLLTLSQIFSGIILGYVRLKYGIIYSFFIHASKNTISVLTAIALTHQ